A genomic stretch from Juglans microcarpa x Juglans regia isolate MS1-56 chromosome 3S, Jm3101_v1.0, whole genome shotgun sequence includes:
- the LOC121258696 gene encoding LOW QUALITY PROTEIN: uncharacterized protein LOC121258696 (The sequence of the model RefSeq protein was modified relative to this genomic sequence to represent the inferred CDS: inserted 1 base in 1 codon), which translates to DISMDFVLELPRTKRGRDSIFVVVDRFSKMAHFIPCHKTDDATNIADLFFREIVRLHGVPRSIVSDRDVKFVSYFWKVLWGKLGTKLLFSTTCHPQTAGQTEVVNRTLIQLLRTVVHKNLKTWEDCLPFIEFAYNRTMHTTTSYSPFELVYGFNPLTPLDLMPLPVDNRSSLDGQKKAELVKSLHERVRLQIAQKNERVASQANKGRRHVIFEPGDWVWVHMRKERFPAHRRTKLHPRGDGPFQILEKINDNAYKVDLPGEYKVSATLNVSDLSPFDDISMDFVLGLPRTKRGRDSIFVVVDRFSKMTHFIPCHKTDDATNIADLFFREIVRLHGVPKSIVSDRDVKFLSYFWKVLWGKLGTKLLFSTTCHPQTDGQTEVVNRTLTQLLRTVVHKNLKTWEDCLPFIEFAYNRTMHTTTSYSPFEIVYEFNPLTPLDLILLMTGVVXDGQKKAELVKSLHERVLLQIAQKNERVASQANKGRRRVIFEPGDWVWVHMRKERFPTYRRTKLHPRGDGPFQILEKINDNAYKVDLPGEYKVSATFNVSDLSPFDGPSLFLYSFLVSREVLFYDRSELE; encoded by the exons gacatatctatggactttgttttggagctgcctaggaccaaaaggggtagagattctatttttgtggttgtggatagattcagtaagatggcacatttcattccatgccataaaacagatgatgcaaccaacatagctgacttgtttttccgggagatagtgcgactccatggtgtacctaggagtattgtttctgatagagATGTTAAATTcgttagctacttttggaaggtgttgtgggggaaattaggtactaagctcttattttccactacttgtcatccgcagactgctggtcagactgaagtagttaataggactttaattcagcttttacgcactgttgttcataagaatttaaaaacttgggaggattgtttgccatttatagagtttgcatataataggacgatgcatactacaacttcatactctccttttgaacttgtttatggatttaatccacttactcctttggatttgatgcctttacctgttgataacaggagtagtttggatggacaaaagaaggcagagttggtgaagtcacttcatgagagggtacgacttcaaattgcccaaaagaatgaaagggttgcgtcccaagccaataaaggacgaaggcatgtcatctttgaaccaggagattgggtttgggttcacatgcgcaaagaaagattcccagcccatagaaggactaagttacatcctcgaggagatggacctttccaaattcttgagaaaattaatgacaatgcatataaagtggatcttccaggtgagtataaagtttctgcaactctcaatgtttctgatctttctccttttgat gacatatctatggactttgttttggggctgcctaggaccaaaaggggtagagattctatttttgtggttgtggatagattcagtaagatgacacatttcattccatgccataaaacagatgatgcaaccaacatagctgacttgtttttccgggagatagtgcgactccatggtgtacctaagagtattgtttctgatagggatgttaaattccttagctacttttggaaggtgttgtgggggaaattgggtactaagctcttattttccactacttgtcatccgcagactgatggtcagactgaagtagttaataggactttaactcaacttttacgcactgttgttcataagaatttaaaaacttgggaggattgtttgccatttatagagtttgcatataataggacgatgcatactactacttcgtactctcctttcgaaattgtttatgaatttaatccacttactcctttggatttgatcctgttgatgacaggagtag tggatggacaaaagaaggcggagttagtgaagtcacttcatgagagggtactgcttcaaattgcccaaaagaatgaaagggttgcgtcccaagccaataaaggacgaaggcgtgtcatctttgaaccaggagattgggtttgggttcacatgcgcaaagaaagattcccaacctatagaaggactaagttacatcctcgaggagatggacctttccaaattcttgagaaaattaatgacaatgcatataaagtggatcttccaggtgagtataaagtttctgcaactttcaatgtttctgatctttctccttttgat GGGCCTTCTCTTTTCCTATATTCTTTCCTTGTGAGTAGGGAAGTCCTCTTTTACGATCGTTCTGAACTTGAGTAA